In Populus alba chromosome 1, ASM523922v2, whole genome shotgun sequence, a single window of DNA contains:
- the LOC118040230 gene encoding COP9 signalosome complex subunit 8 produces MDFSPLTDALASKSYGKIADICDELMLKGAAEMEGVPFEEEWPFAIHLLAHIYVNDTNSARFLWKSIPAAVKERQPEVVAAWGIGQRLWTRDYAAVHEAIRAFDWSQQIQPLVAAFSEVYTKRMFQLLLSAYSTISIQDTALFLGMNEDDATSYVSQQGWVVDPDSRMLIVKKQPVKTEQKLDSSKLQRLTEYVFHLEH; encoded by the exons ATGGATTTCAGTCCGCTCACGGACGCCTTAGCTTCCAAATCGTACGGAAAGATCGCTGATATCTGTGATGAACTCATGCTCAAG gGTGCAGCAGAGATGGAGGGGGTTCCGTTTGAGGAGGAGTGGCCTTTTGCTATTCATCTTCTTGCCCATATTTATGTCAATGATAC taacagCGCAAGATTTCTGTGGAAATCCATACCTGCTGCGGTGAAAGAGAGGCAACCAGAAGTTGTTGCGGCTTGGGGAATTGGTCAGAGGTTATGGACGCGTGACTATGCAGCCGTGCATGAGGCTATTCGTGCTTTTGATTGGTCTCAACAAATTCAACCTCTTGTTGCTGCTTTCTCAg AGGTTTACACCAAGAGGATGTTTCAGCTTTTGCTTTCTGCTTATTCAACTATAAGCATCCAAGATACAGCTCTCTTTCTAGGAATGAATGAAGATGATGCGACAAGTT atgtATCACAGCAAGGTTGGGTTGTGGATCCTGATTCTCGAATGCTAATTGTGAAAAAGCAGCCTGTTAAAACAGAGCAGAAACTGGATTCCAGTAAACTACAGCGCTTGACAGAGTATGTGTTTCACTTGGAGCATTAA